Proteins from a single region of Fundidesulfovibrio magnetotacticus:
- a CDS encoding DinB family protein, which translates to MTSKTGEELAQEIRDTLEELVTACVGLDEAAASRAPEGRWTPKEIVSHLLGPEPDVHVRMLRRFLDEDTPTIELVPETTWFTPERAAMPLARLVDETRAEYERAAAFVATLTPEQLARTARIPLLKASPLGEYPTLGAFISGLGSYHVGSHIEHLREVLAGKA; encoded by the coding sequence ATGACGAGCAAGACCGGAGAAGAGCTGGCCCAGGAAATCCGCGACACCCTGGAAGAACTGGTCACGGCCTGCGTCGGCCTGGACGAGGCCGCCGCGTCCCGCGCGCCCGAGGGCCGTTGGACGCCCAAGGAGATCGTCTCCCACCTGCTGGGGCCGGAGCCCGACGTCCATGTGCGGATGCTGCGGCGCTTCCTGGACGAGGACACCCCCACCATCGAGCTCGTGCCCGAAACCACCTGGTTCACGCCGGAGCGGGCGGCCATGCCCCTGGCGCGTCTGGTGGACGAGACGCGGGCGGAATACGAACGCGCGGCCGCCTTCGTGGCCACGCTCACCCCGGAGCAGCTGGCCCGCACGGCGCGCATCCCCCTGCTCAAGGCTTCCCCCCTGGGAGAATACCCCACCCTGGGGGCCTTCATCTCCGGCCTGGGCAGCTACCACGTGGGCTCGCACATCGAGCACCTGCGCGAGGTGCTGGCTGGGAAGGCCTGA
- the gpt gene encoding xanthine phosphoribosyltransferase: MSDNDRYHRMYPVSWDQLHRDSKALSWRLMGLGPWKGIYAITKGGLIPAAIVARELDIRLIDTVCVASYDWQSQGETVQVLKGVEGDGEGWLLIDDLVDTGRTAKRVREMLPKAHFATVYAKPEGRPLVDAYITEVSQDTWILFPWDSEPQFIQPIVKTAKNDG; encoded by the coding sequence ATGTCCGACAACGACCGTTACCACCGCATGTATCCCGTCAGTTGGGACCAGTTGCACCGCGACAGCAAGGCGCTGTCCTGGCGGCTCATGGGGCTCGGCCCCTGGAAGGGCATCTACGCCATCACCAAGGGCGGGCTGATCCCGGCGGCCATCGTGGCGCGCGAACTGGACATCCGGCTCATCGACACGGTGTGCGTGGCCAGCTACGACTGGCAGAGCCAGGGCGAGACTGTGCAGGTGCTCAAGGGCGTGGAGGGCGACGGCGAGGGGTGGCTGCTGATCGACGACCTGGTGGACACCGGGCGCACGGCCAAGCGCGTGCGCGAGATGCTGCCCAAGGCGCACTTCGCCACGGTGTACGCCAAGCCCGAGGGACGCCCCCTGGTGGACGCCTACATCACCGAGGTGAGCCAGGACACCTGGATCCTCTTCCCCTGGGACTCCGAGCCCCAGTTCATCCAGCCCATCGTGAAGACGGCGAAGAACGACGGCTGA